The DNA sequence TTGCTCACGAGTTTTCTGAGGAACCGCGGCTTCCACCTGCACAGGCGCAGGAACCACTTCACGCTGATCGTTGGTTCTTTGCAATGCCTCTGTTGTCGGCGCAGATGCGTTAACGACAACTTGCGGAATGTGAGGAGATACGTTTAATGCCATTGGTTCGGTTCGCTAAGCCTTGGTGTCTATCAACGTACCGAGTACTTCATCGGCTGTTTTGATCACGTTAATGTTCGCTTTAGCCAAATGCTCATTAACGACCAGATTCACCGCTTCAGTAGTCAGTACAGAGGATGGATTTTGTTGAGTAGCATTGCCATTAAGACCAGTTTCAGCTGCACTTAAACCAGTGTTATTGGTATTTGTATTTAAACTTGCGATGTTTTGGGCAGATTCAGCCAAGCCTCGTTGTGCCTTTTGCACCCCGTTCAAACCCGATTGTATCGCTGATGGAATTGGACTTAACTCCATATTCACCTCCAATTAAATACACCTACTACTTCTAACGGTTAATTATTAACCACAGTGCCCAATATTGCAATTGATTTTATGCTATAGAGCCCTAACCGCCTGAGTTTCAGTAAACTTTTAACAATGTTCAAAAAGCCATTGTACAAAGTTTTCTGGGTCTGAAATAAAAGGGGCGTGTGAGACGTGTTCACGCACCAACCAATCCCCGTTAGGTTGAAGCACCTTAAGTTCATTCACCGCAGTAACAGGTACTAAACTATCCAAACGACCAAAAATACCAAAAACAGGCATCAATAAGGACTTGAGTTCCTTTCTAAGGTCGACGGATTTGAGGAGTTCAAGGCCTCCAGAGAGTGCATCAGAATGTGGCTGGTCTGCACTTAATATCCATTCTTTTAGTGCCTTTAGATCTTGTTTAGCGGTATTACTTCCCATGGCCTGAATGGCCAAAAAACGCTGTATGGTTTGTTGATGGTTATTCTGTAGCTGCTTAGAAAACGCGCTTAGGACATCGGGTTTAATCCCCGGCCAATCACCACTTTGTTGAAACTTAGGACTACTCGCAATTAAACCGAGCGACAATACATTGTCAGGATGACTCGCAGCATAACGGATCGCTATCAAACCGCCTAAAGACCAACCTAATAAATGCGATGGTTCACTGATTTCTGATGATAGCCATTGCGATAATTCATTTATTGAGTACGGATTTAGAACAGTTTTATTTTCACCATAACCAGGTAAATCCAACACTTTTACCCTTGCTCGAAATGCTTTGGGCATAAGCTCTAACACGCCATTCCATACCTGTTTATTCATCCCCCAACCGTGTAATAACACAATTGGCGCATCTGCTGTTTTCGTCATACAACTAGGGTCTCTTTACCTTTTCGAGGCACTTTACTCTGTTCACTAATTTATTACAAAAATTACCAATTTGCGCTACTTGTAGACTGTCTCTTGCTGGAGACAAAACGTTAATATCTAAAGACGCGCTTAATTCCAACGTGTGTGATTATTGTCGAGCCCAGTTGCCTTTACTACCAGCGGGTTTGGATGTTTGTCTATCACAACACCAACAAAACCTTTGTATAGAGTACATTGATGGACTGTGCAGTGCCGCTGTTTATCGTTGGCCTGTTAATAAGTGGGT is a window from the Psychrosphaera ytuae genome containing:
- the bioH gene encoding pimeloyl-ACP methyl ester esterase BioH produces the protein MTKTADAPIVLLHGWGMNKQVWNGVLELMPKAFRARVKVLDLPGYGENKTVLNPYSINELSQWLSSEISEPSHLLGWSLGGLIAIRYAASHPDNVLSLGLIASSPKFQQSGDWPGIKPDVLSAFSKQLQNNHQQTIQRFLAIQAMGSNTAKQDLKALKEWILSADQPHSDALSGGLELLKSVDLRKELKSLLMPVFGIFGRLDSLVPVTAVNELKVLQPNGDWLVREHVSHAPFISDPENFVQWLFEHC